One Candidatus Saccharibacteria bacterium RAAC3_TM7_1 genomic region harbors:
- a CDS encoding hypothetical protein (RAAC3_TM7_1_174): MRVGRWVRGIIAALLAASLSSSSFAAALSVSPPPVEYYPPLFITAFQTSRSVMPISSLDDPTLIVDVPTDLLAVVELHSDISDPINLNDWSVEVSDEYGLICTISLSGWLLPDDYVVMASSTAGLADSTGNVRLFDPCVQEGRTIRAIALFHNGEVEEQLAPSQAGAWVRKNTTKTYRSGEFSKDFEAMDEDSRTSFYAGRWYIPLVEPAVRISELLPRARNCSPLETAVDCADYIKLFNPTGGSAILDGLRLRVGYQGQASTTSNTLVIGGTLPAGHYATFATRSDGSPLSIAKDGGWLWLEDSYGIMMYDTTVVAYPSAGSVTKIGWAWAYNDTTGQWQWTSTPTPSDQPSIFTQPLERPSAKAVISTLQPCRSDQYRNPLTNRCKSLSSTSSSLAACEPDQFRNPETNRCKSLTSATSDLKPCASNQVRNPETNRCRTVAAVLAAADFPLEKIPDAAENTIGWWAFASVGSLAVGYAGWEWRKELASMMRMASSLFRR; encoded by the coding sequence ATGCGAGTGGGGCGGTGGGTGCGTGGGATCATTGCAGCGCTACTGGCAGCCAGCCTGTCATCGTCTTCCTTTGCGGCCGCGCTAAGTGTTAGCCCGCCACCGGTTGAGTACTATCCACCGCTGTTCATTACAGCCTTTCAAACCTCTCGCAGTGTTATGCCTATTTCGTCACTTGATGACCCGACGCTTATCGTCGATGTGCCGACTGATTTACTCGCTGTTGTGGAGCTGCACAGTGACATCTCTGATCCGATCAATCTGAATGATTGGTCGGTGGAGGTGAGCGACGAATACGGACTAATTTGTACGATCTCGCTCTCTGGTTGGTTACTACCCGATGACTATGTTGTCATGGCAAGTAGTACTGCCGGCCTGGCGGACAGTACGGGGAATGTACGTCTATTCGATCCCTGCGTTCAGGAAGGGCGGACGATTCGCGCCATAGCACTCTTCCATAACGGGGAAGTAGAGGAGCAGCTCGCGCCAAGTCAGGCTGGAGCGTGGGTACGAAAAAATACGACCAAGACCTACCGCAGTGGTGAGTTCAGTAAAGATTTCGAGGCAATGGATGAAGACTCACGAACGTCATTTTACGCCGGTCGCTGGTATATACCGCTTGTCGAGCCAGCGGTACGGATTAGCGAACTGCTGCCGCGGGCTCGTAATTGTTCGCCGCTGGAAACGGCGGTGGACTGTGCGGACTATATCAAGCTGTTTAATCCGACGGGCGGTAGTGCCATACTCGATGGGCTGCGCCTACGAGTTGGCTATCAAGGCCAAGCTAGTACCACCAGTAATACTCTTGTCATAGGCGGGACGCTTCCGGCTGGACATTACGCTACTTTTGCTACGCGATCAGACGGCTCGCCGCTTTCGATTGCAAAAGACGGCGGCTGGCTCTGGCTCGAAGATAGCTATGGAATTATGATGTACGACACGACTGTCGTGGCGTATCCGAGCGCTGGTTCGGTGACGAAGATCGGCTGGGCGTGGGCATACAACGATACTACTGGCCAATGGCAGTGGACATCGACACCGACGCCTTCAGACCAGCCTAGTATCTTTACTCAGCCGCTTGAACGACCAAGCGCGAAAGCAGTAATATCGACGCTTCAACCTTGTCGTAGTGACCAATATCGCAATCCACTGACCAACCGTTGCAAGTCGCTTTCTTCAACCTCATCAAGTCTGGCCGCCTGTGAGCCAGATCAGTTCCGCAACCCGGAAACCAATCGCTGCAAGTCCCTGACGAGCGCTACTAGCGATCTGAAACCGTGCGCATCGAACCAAGTACGTAATCCAGAGACTAACCGTTGCCGTACCGTAGCAGCCGTGCTCGCCGCCGCCGATTTTCCACTCGAAAAGATTCCCGATGCGGCAGAAAACACGATCGGCTGGTGGGCGTTTGCTAGCGTTGGCAGTCTGGCGGTCGGCTATGCTGGCTGGGAGTGGCGCAAGGAACTGGCCTCAATGATGAGAATGGCTAGCTCACTTTTTCGACGTTAG
- a CDS encoding hypothetical protein (RAAC3_TM7_1_175), whose protein sequence is MSGHSKWSKIKRDKGANDAKRGAVFTKIGNQIAIAARQGIDPSMNPALALAIEKARQANMPKENIQRSIDRVADKNAAVLEEVTYEGYGPGGIGIIVEAATDNKNRTLPEVKTALAKNGGRLADAGSVMFQFTRKGVIRVAATGEDALLTILDAGAEDALEEDGEIIVYTEQKDLMRVRGAITDAGLKVEDAELQYIANAPVEINDQETADKVMKVLDAIDDLDDVVNVHTNADITV, encoded by the coding sequence ATGTCCGGACACAGCAAGTGGTCTAAAATTAAGCGTGACAAAGGTGCCAACGATGCCAAGCGCGGTGCTGTCTTTACCAAAATTGGCAACCAGATCGCAATCGCGGCGAGGCAGGGAATTGACCCAAGCATGAACCCGGCGTTGGCGCTGGCGATTGAAAAAGCTCGCCAGGCAAATATGCCAAAAGAGAACATCCAGCGCAGCATCGACCGCGTGGCGGATAAAAACGCCGCGGTGCTGGAGGAAGTGACGTACGAAGGGTATGGACCGGGCGGTATTGGTATTATTGTCGAAGCGGCAACCGACAATAAAAACCGGACGCTACCAGAAGTCAAAACTGCGCTTGCCAAAAATGGCGGTCGTCTGGCTGACGCTGGCAGTGTGATGTTCCAATTTACACGTAAAGGTGTCATCCGCGTGGCAGCAACCGGAGAAGATGCGTTGCTGACGATTCTCGACGCCGGTGCCGAAGATGCGCTAGAGGAAGACGGCGAAATCATCGTTTATACCGAACAAAAAGATCTTATGAGAGTACGCGGGGCGATCACTGACGCTGGTCTCAAGGTAGAAGATGCCGAGCTGCAGTACATTGCGAATGCACCGGTTGAAATCAACGACCAAGAGACGGCCGATAAGGTGATGAAAGTCCTCGACGCAATCGACGACCTAGATGACGTCGTCAATGTTCACACCAACGCTGATATTACTGTCTAG
- a CDS encoding Prepilin-type cleavage/methylation protein (RAAC3_TM7_1_176), giving the protein MGCVGTLDYRDSHQSRGFTIVELLIVIVVIAILAAITIVAYNGIQNRTNDAAIQSDVNSLVKKIKLREVEIDGVPPAGMRSNGSGRYFQGVTFSPTKSAYLLTQDNLWYCEGLKSGSPAYAVAAKSKSGTVFIYRSESGNSTTTSGTAQASCGSGFDGGVYYYSFGWYLTENNWLLWIN; this is encoded by the coding sequence ATGGGCTGCGTGGGCACTCTAGATTATAGAGATAGCCACCAGTCGCGGGGTTTCACTATCGTCGAGCTTCTGATTGTAATCGTTGTCATTGCAATTTTGGCAGCCATCACCATCGTGGCGTATAATGGCATTCAAAATCGTACCAATGACGCAGCTATCCAGTCTGATGTGAATTCATTAGTGAAGAAGATTAAGCTTCGTGAAGTTGAAATTGACGGTGTGCCTCCGGCCGGAATGCGAAGCAACGGAAGCGGCCGGTATTTCCAAGGCGTTACTTTCTCGCCGACAAAATCTGCCTATCTTCTCACTCAGGATAATCTATGGTACTGCGAAGGTCTCAAATCAGGATCTCCCGCGTATGCGGTAGCGGCCAAAAGTAAATCCGGGACAGTATTTATATATCGGAGCGAATCAGGTAATTCAACGACGACTTCTGGCACAGCGCAAGCTAGCTGTGGTAGTGGTTTTGATGGCGGGGTGTATTACTACTCATTTGGGTGGTATCTGACGGAAAACAACTGGCTTCTTTGGATCAATTAG
- a CDS encoding General secretion pathway protein G (RAAC3_TM7_1_177): MRYQKGFTIVELLIVIVVIAILAAITIVAYNGIQNRANDTAVQTDLANYSKKTELFNVDNGRYPVAVSELSTLGVRASQSAYNTSYYNLYYCTQTSASDKYVFAGRSKSGTVYYTSSKGIGNLGNISMSATPICNVVGITYGTDSTVQTGLSNTGVWAAWAL, from the coding sequence ATGCGGTATCAAAAAGGTTTCACTATCGTCGAACTGCTGATCGTCATCGTGGTGATCGCGATTTTGGCAGCAATCACCATCGTGGCGTACAATGGCATTCAAAATCGAGCGAATGATACCGCCGTTCAGACAGACCTAGCAAATTATTCGAAGAAAACCGAGCTGTTCAACGTTGATAATGGAAGGTACCCAGTAGCTGTCTCAGAGCTATCTACGCTTGGAGTGCGGGCGAGTCAATCAGCGTACAATACAAGTTACTACAATCTTTATTACTGCACCCAGACCAGTGCCAGTGATAAGTATGTATTTGCCGGTCGCTCCAAGTCGGGTACAGTATATTACACTTCTTCAAAAGGCATTGGTAATCTCGGAAATATTTCAATGAGTGCCACGCCCATTTGTAATGTCGTTGGAATCACCTACGGAACTGATTCGACCGTGCAAACGGGGTTGTCAAATACAGGGGTATGGGCTGCGTGGGCACTCTAG